The following are encoded in a window of Bradyrhizobium sp. WBOS07 genomic DNA:
- a CDS encoding bifunctional diguanylate cyclase/phosphodiesterase → MTTHRLLARQIRQATDESGQVDLTRLGELVSAAYEESDRDRRRTDRAIKLMIEELEQTHKRAEQDLLRAREFLDSIIENIPIAVFAKDAKDSRYILLNRAGEEYYGMPREEMLGKTPAEIFPENVARVVNEQDRRVVDSGTPMILEGHLLDVGVKGRDRLVNSRKLLIRDGGGAPQYLVGVIEDVTERITNEARISHLAHHDALTDLPNRSAFNAALGERLELAQEAATSFAVLSLDLDRFKEVNDVFGHPVGDMLMRAAADRLAAEADGAFVARIGGDEFMILMPDHVSREDVQALAERLVETIGKELEVDDYLLPVGLSVGIAFYPDDGVNAATLLANADSALHRAKREGRGRVRFFESEMDQELRDRRLLQHDLRQALEQNQFLVYFQPQARIDGEVIGFEALLRWNHPTRGFVPPDRFIPLAEENGLIVEIGEWVLREACREAASWPRPLQVAVNLSPVQFQAGDLERSIHQILLETGLTPTRLEVEITEGVLIGDFTGALHLLRRLKALGIRIAMDDFGTGYSSLSYLQSFPFDKIKIDRGFISDLDASPQSAEIVRAVLSLAHALNMPVIAEGVETEAQRAFLAREACEEMQGYLVGRPDLIERYLVLVGMTVERRHYA, encoded by the coding sequence TTGACCACGCATCGGTTGCTCGCAAGACAGATCCGCCAGGCGACGGACGAATCCGGACAGGTCGATCTGACCAGGCTCGGTGAACTCGTCAGCGCGGCCTATGAGGAAAGCGACCGCGATCGCCGCCGCACCGACCGGGCGATCAAGCTGATGATCGAGGAACTCGAGCAGACGCATAAACGCGCCGAACAGGATCTGCTGCGGGCGCGCGAATTCCTCGACAGCATCATCGAGAACATCCCGATCGCGGTATTCGCCAAGGATGCGAAGGACTCCCGCTACATTCTGCTCAACCGCGCCGGCGAAGAATATTACGGAATGCCGCGCGAGGAGATGCTGGGCAAGACTCCGGCCGAGATCTTTCCGGAGAATGTCGCCCGCGTCGTCAACGAGCAGGATCGCCGCGTCGTCGATAGCGGCACACCGATGATCCTGGAGGGACATCTGCTCGATGTCGGCGTCAAAGGCCGCGATCGTCTCGTCAATTCGCGCAAGCTGCTGATCAGGGACGGTGGAGGCGCGCCGCAATATCTGGTCGGCGTGATCGAAGACGTCACCGAGAGGATCACGAACGAGGCGCGGATCAGCCATCTTGCGCACCATGACGCGTTGACCGACCTGCCGAACCGCAGCGCCTTCAACGCCGCGCTCGGCGAGCGGCTGGAGCTGGCCCAGGAGGCGGCGACCAGCTTTGCCGTGCTCAGCCTCGACCTCGACCGCTTCAAGGAGGTCAACGACGTGTTCGGCCATCCCGTCGGCGACATGCTGATGCGGGCGGCGGCGGACCGGCTCGCCGCGGAAGCCGACGGCGCCTTCGTCGCCCGTATCGGCGGCGACGAGTTCATGATCCTGATGCCCGACCACGTCAGCCGAGAGGACGTTCAGGCACTCGCCGAACGGCTGGTCGAGACGATCGGCAAGGAGCTCGAGGTCGACGATTATCTCCTCCCCGTCGGTCTCAGCGTCGGCATTGCGTTTTATCCGGACGACGGCGTCAATGCCGCCACGCTGCTCGCCAACGCCGATTCAGCCCTCCATCGTGCCAAGCGCGAGGGCAGGGGGCGGGTCCGCTTCTTCGAATCCGAGATGGATCAGGAGCTGCGCGACCGCAGGCTGTTGCAGCACGATCTGCGGCAGGCGCTTGAGCAGAACCAGTTCCTGGTCTACTTCCAGCCGCAGGCGCGGATCGATGGCGAGGTCATCGGCTTCGAGGCCCTGCTGCGCTGGAATCATCCGACGCGCGGCTTCGTGCCGCCGGACCGCTTCATTCCGCTTGCCGAGGAGAACGGGCTGATCGTCGAGATCGGCGAATGGGTCTTGCGCGAAGCGTGCCGCGAGGCGGCGTCCTGGCCGCGGCCGCTGCAGGTCGCGGTCAATCTGTCGCCAGTCCAGTTTCAGGCCGGCGATCTCGAGCGTTCGATTCACCAGATCCTGCTGGAGACGGGGCTGACGCCGACGCGGCTCGAAGTCGAGATCACCGAGGGGGTGCTGATCGGCGATTTCACCGGCGCGCTCCACCTGCTGCGGCGGCTGAAGGCGCTCGGCATCCGCATCGCGATGGACGATTTCGGCACCGGCTATTCCTCGCTGTCCTATCTCCAGTCGTTCCCGTTCGACAAGATCAAGATCGATCGCGGTTTCATCTCCGATCTGGACGCCTCGCCGCAATCGGCCGAGATCGTCCGCGCGGTCCTGAGCCTCGCGCACGCCCTGAACATGCCGGTCATTGCAGAGGGGGTGGAGACGGAAGCGCAGCGTGCCTTCCTGGCGCGCGAGGCCTGCGAGGAGATGCAGGGCTATCTGGTCGGCCGACCCGACCTGATCGAACGCTATCTCGTCCTGGTCGGAATGACCGTGGAGCGCCGGCACTATGCCTAG
- a CDS encoding universal stress protein, translated as MYKDILVHIPTERPMRAAIDGSVSLAAQFNAHLDAVAVGYVATSAAYVMEGGAAVAAVFELERERAVERAEAALSVFEIEAGNAGVSYACRPLGAIPADAAGAIGEMARLHDLSVVLQPDPAQGSFDNDVPSEILFQSGGPVLFLPYTFHGAFKAGRIGICWDGSRVAARAVHDAAPFLARADEIVIITINEQNAVSDEASASNLARHLGRRGLSTRTVGLSATRADIQPTILSLAADEGLDLLVMGGYGHSRLQERVLGGVTRAMLEAMTVPTLMSH; from the coding sequence ATGTACAAAGACATTCTCGTCCACATTCCCACCGAACGCCCCATGCGTGCCGCGATCGATGGCTCGGTTTCGCTCGCGGCGCAGTTCAACGCCCATCTCGACGCGGTCGCGGTCGGCTATGTCGCGACAAGTGCGGCTTACGTGATGGAGGGCGGCGCCGCGGTGGCGGCCGTGTTCGAGCTGGAACGCGAGCGCGCCGTGGAGCGGGCCGAGGCCGCGCTCTCAGTCTTCGAGATCGAAGCGGGGAACGCCGGCGTCTCCTACGCCTGCCGCCCGCTCGGCGCGATCCCGGCGGACGCAGCCGGCGCGATCGGCGAGATGGCGCGGCTGCACGACCTCAGCGTCGTGCTACAGCCCGATCCGGCGCAAGGCTCGTTCGACAACGACGTGCCGAGCGAGATCCTGTTCCAGTCGGGCGGCCCGGTGCTGTTCCTGCCTTACACGTTCCATGGAGCGTTCAAGGCGGGGCGGATCGGCATCTGCTGGGACGGCAGCCGCGTCGCCGCCCGCGCCGTGCACGACGCAGCACCGTTCCTGGCGCGCGCCGATGAGATCGTGATCATCACCATCAACGAGCAGAACGCGGTCTCCGACGAAGCTTCGGCGAGCAACCTGGCAAGGCATCTCGGCCGCCGTGGACTGTCGACCCGCACGGTCGGCCTGTCGGCGACGCGCGCCGACATCCAGCCGACCATCCTGTCGCTGGCGGCCGACGAGGGGCTCGATCTCCTGGTGATGGGCGGCTACGGCCATTCCCGACTGCAGGAGCGCGTTCTGGGCGGCGTCACCCGCGCCATGCTGGAAGCCATGACGGTCCCGACGCTGATGTCGCACTGA
- a CDS encoding Do family serine endopeptidase, with protein sequence MNDRANSDTPTSRKILRPRRLALLGTVAALGVAVLAASPGASKFGPISFVAPAQAAETAATPPGFGDLVSKVKPAVISVRVRIDQDNDKSAMLQQNRMDSDGETPFDQFSRQFGFRFPGEPNGMPRQRHQMITGEGSGFFISADGYAVTNNHVVDHAASVQVTMDDGTSYTAKVVGTDPKTDLALIKVDGKRDFPFVTFSDQKPRIGDWVVAVGNPFGLGGTVTAGIVSASGRDIGNGPYDDFIQIDAPINKGNSGGPAFDMNGNVIGVNTAIFSPSGGSVGIGFDIPASTAKLVVAQLKDKGAVTRGWLGVQVQPVTADIADSLGLKEARGAIVDNPQDGSPAAKAGIAAGDVITAVNGTAIKDSRDLARTIATLAPGSSVKLDVFHNGTTKTLTLALGELPNERQAKANGGADQGREQPSAGTPRLGLGLAPAAEVQGAGQKGVVVTEVDPQGPAAQRGIQTGDVILNVGGKAVANVGDVRSELAEAKSSGKRSVLLQVRSAEATRFVAVPLA encoded by the coding sequence ATGAACGATCGCGCCAATTCCGACACCCCGACTTCCCGCAAGATTTTGAGGCCGCGCCGGCTTGCGCTGCTCGGCACCGTGGCCGCGCTCGGCGTGGCCGTGCTGGCGGCTTCACCCGGCGCCTCAAAGTTCGGCCCGATCTCCTTCGTCGCGCCGGCCCAGGCCGCCGAGACCGCCGCGACGCCGCCGGGCTTTGGCGACCTCGTCAGCAAGGTCAAGCCGGCCGTCATCTCGGTGCGGGTCAGGATCGACCAGGACAACGACAAGAGCGCCATGCTGCAACAGAACCGGATGGATTCCGACGGGGAGACGCCGTTCGACCAGTTCTCGCGGCAGTTCGGCTTCCGCTTCCCGGGCGAGCCGAACGGCATGCCGCGCCAGCGCCATCAGATGATCACCGGCGAAGGCTCCGGCTTCTTCATCTCCGCCGACGGCTATGCCGTGACCAACAACCACGTCGTCGACCACGCCGCCTCGGTGCAGGTGACGATGGATGACGGCACCAGCTACACCGCGAAGGTCGTCGGCACCGACCCGAAGACGGATCTCGCGCTGATCAAGGTCGACGGCAAAAGGGACTTTCCGTTCGTCACATTCTCCGACCAGAAGCCGCGCATCGGCGACTGGGTGGTCGCGGTCGGCAATCCCTTCGGTCTCGGCGGCACCGTGACCGCCGGCATCGTCTCGGCCAGCGGCCGCGACATCGGCAACGGTCCCTATGACGACTTCATCCAGATCGACGCGCCCATCAACAAGGGCAATTCCGGGGGCCCGGCCTTCGACATGAACGGCAACGTGATCGGCGTGAACACCGCGATCTTCTCGCCCTCCGGCGGCTCGGTCGGCATCGGCTTCGACATTCCGGCCTCGACCGCAAAGCTCGTCGTCGCGCAGCTCAAGGACAAGGGCGCGGTGACCCGCGGCTGGCTCGGCGTGCAGGTGCAGCCGGTGACCGCCGACATCGCCGACAGCCTCGGCCTGAAGGAGGCGCGCGGCGCCATCGTCGACAATCCGCAGGACGGCAGCCCGGCGGCGAAGGCCGGCATCGCCGCTGGTGACGTCATCACCGCCGTCAACGGCACCGCGATCAAGGACTCCCGCGATCTCGCCCGCACCATCGCCACCCTGGCCCCGGGCAGCTCGGTGAAGCTCGACGTCTTCCACAACGGCACGACCAAGACGTTGACGCTCGCCCTCGGCGAGTTGCCGAACGAGCGGCAGGCCAAGGCAAATGGCGGTGCCGACCAGGGTAGGGAGCAGCCGAGCGCCGGCACGCCGCGTCTCGGGCTTGGCCTTGCTCCCGCCGCCGAGGTCCAGGGCGCCGGTCAGAAGGGCGTTGTCGTCACCGAGGTCGATCCGCAAGGGCCGGCGGCGCAGCGCGGCATCCAGACCGGTGACGTCATCCTCAACGTCGGCGGCAAGGCCGTGGCCAATGTCGGCGACGTCCGCTCCGAGCTGGCGGAGGCCAAATCGTCCGGCAAGCGCAGCGTGCTGTTGCAGGTCAGAAGCGCCGAGGCGACGAGGTTCGTCGCGGTGCCGCTTGCCTGA
- a CDS encoding DUF6496 domain-containing protein, translating to MARKAKKRRYSPSSGSEVESEMRRYKKGTAKSGRKGRGGRVKSRKQAIAIGLSKARKKGKKVPKKAAKKTSSKKRTTKKTAKKTSKKSSKKSSKRKSSKR from the coding sequence ATGGCACGCAAGGCAAAGAAACGTCGCTACTCACCCAGCTCCGGCAGCGAGGTCGAAAGCGAGATGCGGCGCTACAAGAAGGGCACCGCCAAGAGCGGTCGCAAAGGCCGCGGCGGACGCGTGAAGAGCCGCAAGCAGGCGATCGCGATCGGCCTGTCGAAGGCGCGCAAGAAGGGCAAGAAGGTCCCGAAGAAAGCTGCCAAGAAGACGTCGTCCAAGAAGCGGACGACCAAGAAGACAGCCAAGAAAACGTCCAAGAAATCATCGAAGAAATCGTCGAAGCGCAAATCCAGCAAGCGTTGA
- a CDS encoding DUF3072 domain-containing protein: MQVQGKYDARIFLAEQMTRAQGLRLKRLSEEAYQPAQYARDLSFTEAARRIQVLEAEIELANSF; the protein is encoded by the coding sequence ATGCAGGTTCAAGGTAAATACGACGCCAGGATCTTTCTCGCCGAGCAGATGACCCGGGCGCAGGGGCTGAGGCTGAAACGGTTGAGCGAAGAGGCCTATCAACCCGCACAATATGCGCGCGATCTGTCCTTCACCGAGGCCGCGCGGCGCATCCAGGTGCTGGAAGCGGAGATCGAGCTGGCGAACTCCTTCTAG
- a CDS encoding HWE histidine kinase domain-containing protein, whose translation MDHEKVNILLVDDQPAKLLAYEVILKDLGENLVIASSGREALEVLLKTEIAVILVDVCMPELDGFELAAMIREHPRFQKTAMIFISAIQVSDIDRLRGYEMGAVDYVPVPVVPEVLRAKIKVFAELYRKTRELERLNQELEDRVRARTAELENSTAKLRESEQRRSMAIAAGKMGSWDWDWISGDWMWDEGQYRIFGVSPESFEVNPANVQALLHPDDVDQLRKAIAEFNRGTRAYETEFRIMRPDGEVRWCVGTAAATVDDSGRVVRVSGVTVDITERKRAEERQNLLAREVDHRAKNALALAQSIVRLTRADEVKAYVSAVEGRINALARVHTILSLSSWQGAELSRLIDEELAPYSLGGQIVLAGPEVQLLPTTAQTLALALHELFTNSAKYGALSTRSGRLTIGWQVEEQLLTLSWEESGGPLVMPPKSRGFGTRSLLASVESQLGGQARFDWRAEGLLCRLEVPLTRKTGATARSGKFEDAGSAELQRASG comes from the coding sequence ATGGACCACGAAAAGGTCAATATCCTCCTCGTCGACGACCAGCCCGCCAAGCTGCTCGCCTATGAGGTGATCTTGAAGGATCTCGGCGAGAACCTCGTGATCGCCTCGTCGGGGCGCGAGGCGCTGGAAGTCCTGCTCAAGACCGAGATCGCGGTGATCCTCGTCGACGTCTGCATGCCCGAACTCGACGGCTTCGAGCTCGCCGCGATGATCCGCGAGCATCCACGCTTCCAGAAGACCGCGATGATCTTCATCTCCGCCATCCAGGTCAGCGACATCGACCGGTTGCGCGGCTACGAAATGGGCGCGGTCGACTACGTACCGGTCCCGGTCGTGCCGGAAGTCCTGCGCGCCAAGATCAAGGTGTTTGCCGAACTCTACCGCAAGACCCGCGAGCTCGAACGACTGAACCAGGAGCTCGAGGATCGCGTCCGCGCCCGCACGGCGGAACTGGAAAACTCCACGGCGAAGCTGCGCGAGAGCGAACAACGGCGCAGCATGGCGATCGCGGCCGGCAAGATGGGATCCTGGGATTGGGACTGGATCAGCGGCGATTGGATGTGGGACGAAGGCCAGTATCGCATCTTCGGCGTCAGCCCCGAGAGCTTCGAGGTCAACCCCGCCAACGTTCAAGCGCTGTTGCATCCCGACGACGTCGACCAGCTGCGCAAGGCGATCGCCGAGTTCAACAGGGGCACGCGGGCCTACGAGACCGAGTTCCGCATCATGCGGCCCGACGGAGAGGTGCGCTGGTGCGTCGGCACGGCGGCGGCAACGGTGGACGATAGCGGTCGCGTCGTCCGCGTCAGCGGCGTCACCGTTGATATCACCGAACGCAAGCGTGCCGAGGAACGGCAGAACCTGCTGGCGCGGGAAGTCGATCATCGCGCCAAGAACGCGCTGGCCCTGGCGCAGTCGATCGTGCGTCTGACCCGGGCCGACGAGGTCAAGGCCTATGTCAGCGCCGTCGAGGGCCGCATCAATGCGCTGGCGCGCGTGCACACCATCCTGTCGCTGTCGAGCTGGCAGGGCGCCGAGCTCTCCAGGCTGATCGACGAGGAGCTGGCGCCCTACTCGCTCGGCGGCCAGATCGTATTGGCAGGTCCGGAGGTCCAGTTGCTGCCGACCACGGCCCAGACGCTGGCGCTCGCTCTGCACGAGCTCTTCACCAACTCGGCCAAGTACGGCGCCCTCTCGACCAGATCGGGACGGCTCACAATCGGCTGGCAGGTCGAGGAGCAATTGCTGACGCTGAGCTGGGAGGAATCGGGCGGCCCACTCGTCATGCCTCCGAAATCGCGCGGCTTCGGCACGCGGAGCCTGCTGGCGAGCGTCGAGTCCCAGCTCGGTGGACAAGCGCGGTTCGATTGGCGCGCCGAGGGCCTGTTGTGCCGCCTGGAGGTGCCGCTGACCCGCAAGACGGGGGCGACGGCCCGATCCGGGAAGTTCGAAGACGCCGGCTCCGCCGAATTGCAGCGCGCATCCGGTTAG